The Monomorium pharaonis isolate MP-MQ-018 chromosome 5, ASM1337386v2, whole genome shotgun sequence genome includes a window with the following:
- the LOC118645628 gene encoding golgin subfamily A member 6-like protein 22, producing the protein MVTKRIKIKGKIRRGEEWYDQECKFRKRELRKQLRRLKKGKIGSKEYIERRKEYKELVKKKKEVWGEELLTRLRKIKEGKEFWEEVNKRRKRRELISKKIDTQTWEKHFRDVLDGKRQRRIREWEKVKEEEEEDITEQEIEEAIKKKKKKKASGPDGIPNEAWKFATAGLRKSLKKILNEIWKGNGYPEEWKTGDIVPIFKKGEKDEVKNYRGITLMDTGYKIYTEIIRRKLEKKLEGEKMLEESSKVLEKREAQWMQYT; encoded by the coding sequence ATGGTCACgaaaagaataaagataaagGGGAAAATAAGAAGAGGAGAGGAATGGTACGATCAAGAATGCAAATTTAGGAAAAGAGAACTGAGAAAACAGCTAAGGAGGCTAAAAAAAGGCAAGATTGGAAGCAAGGAATACATAGAGAGGAGGAAAGAATACAAAGAATTggtgaagaaaaagaaggaagtgTGGGGAGAAGAACTGCTGACGAGATtaaggaaaataaaagaaggtAAAGAGTTCTGGGAGGAAGTGAACAAGAGGAGGAAAAGGAGAGAACTGATAAGTAAAAAGATAGACACACAGACATGGGAAAAACACTTTAGAGATGTACTGGACGGAAAGAGACAAAGAAGAATCAGAGAATGGGAGAAAGttaaagaagaggaagaagaggacaTAACAGAACAAGAAATAGAGGAGGCAatcaagaagaaaaaaaagaagaaagcatCAGGACCAGACGGAATCCCGAACGAAGCGTGGAAGTTCGCGACAGCAGGACTTagaaaaagtttgaaaaaaatcctGAATGAAATATGGAAAGGAAACGGCTACCCGGAGGAATGGAAAACGGGAGATATAGTACCGATCTTTAAAAAAGGCGAAAAAGATGAGGTGAAGAACTATAGAGGAATCACACTGATGGACACAGGATACAAGATTTACACAGAAATTATAAGAAGGAAATTAGAGAAGAAATTAGAAGGAGAGAAAATGCTGGAAGAAAGCAGCAAggttttagaaaaaagagaggCACAGTGGATGCAATATACTTAG